From Nymphaea colorata isolate Beijing-Zhang1983 chromosome 6, ASM883128v2, whole genome shotgun sequence, a single genomic window includes:
- the LOC116256510 gene encoding pentatricopeptide repeat-containing protein At5g66520-like has translation MRLFSFVHLPQHSVFDRVQVGFSRLTLKCHYISLLEDECSSIKKLKQIHAQVVTVGLSRSTFVMSRILAFCAISVNGDLDYARQVFYQVEYPTIFNWNTMIRAYSLSSNPESGIWFYKQMLCTGLNPNQHTYPFVLKACPGCSSSFLGRLVHAHVAKFGFELDIYVVSALIAMYSRCGSLQFAQQVFDESPKRNIASWTSLITGYCGCGMVQVARQLFAEMPDKNEVAWSAIVSGYVRNDCFSEAIEVFNELRKAKKKPNSSMLVSVLSACAAVGAVEEGKWVHSYIDENKLGYGLELGTALVNFYAKTGCIGTALKVFERMPEKDVLAWSAMIMGLAVHGFTSEAIDFLVKMEENSVKPNSITFIGLLSACNHGGLVEQGWYYFNLMRTKYGISPTIEHYGCIVDLMSRAGKLVDAENLINSMPMKPDGIVWGALLNGCMIHGSVELGERVGKHLIELDPHHSGRYVLLANLYATMGDWDGVRSIRRRMRDKKVIIIPGCSFIEINGIIDRFLVHDKSHPQSTEIYGILNALNGELRSSYYDNWLVTSH, from the coding sequence ATGAGACTGTTTTCGTTTGTCCATCTTCCACAGCATTCCGTTTTCGACAGAGTCCAGGTGGGATTCTCCCGATTGACGCTGAAATGCCATTACATTTCGTTGCTTGAGGATGAATGCTCAAGCATCAAAAAGTTGAAGCAAATCCATGCTCAGGTAGTCACTGTCGGCCTCTCTCGTTCCACGTTTGTCATGAGTAGGATCCTGGCCTTTTGTGCCATCTCAGTAAATGGAGATCTAGATTATGCCCGCCAGGTTTTTTATCAAGTTGAGTACCCCACCATATTCAATTGGAATACTATGATAAGAGCATACTCTTTAAGCTCTAATCCTGAATCGGGTATCTGGTTTTATAAGCAGATGCTGTGCACTGGCTTGAATCCTAACCAACACACTTACCCTTTTGTCCTTAAGGCCTGCCCGGGTTGTTCATCATCATTTCTCGGGAGACTGGTTCATGCCCATGTAGCGAAGTTTGGGTTTGAGTTGGATATTTATGTTGTTAGTGCCCTTATTGCGATGTATTCAAGGTGTGGAAGTCTGCAATTTGCACAGCAAGTGTTCGATGAAAGCCCTAAGAGAAATATAGCTTCTTGGACGAGTTTGATCACTGGGTATTGTGGATGCGGAATGGTTCAGGTTGCACGTCAATTGTTTGCTGAAATGCCCGACAAAAATGAAGTGGCCTGGAGTGCCATCGTTTCTGGTTATGTGCGGAATGATTGCTTCTCTGAGGCGATTGAAGTGTTTAATGAACTGAGAAAGGCTAAGAAGAAGCCTAATTCATCCATGCTAGTTTCTGTTTTATCAGCTTGTGCTGCAGTTGGTGCTGTGGAGGAAGGGAAATGGGTGCACTCCTATATTGACGAAAACAAGCTTGGTTATGGTCTCGAACTTGGAACCGCACTTGTTAATTTTTATGCCAAAACTGGGTGTATAGGAACAGCACTTAAAGTTTTTGAACGTATGCCTGAAAAGGATGTATTGGCATGGAGTGCGATGATTATGGGTTTAGCAGTTCATGGGTTTACAAGTGAAGCAATTGATTTTTTAGTAAAAATGGAGGAAAACTCTGTCAAACCAAATTCTATAACCTTTATTGGGCTGCTGAGCGCTTGTAACCATGGAGGACTAGTGGAGCAAGGGTGGTACTACTTTAATCTCATGAGAACAAAGTATGGAATTTCCCCAACAATTGAGCATTACGGATGCATTGTTGATCTCATGAGTCGGGCAGGGAAACTTGTTGATGCTGAGAATTTAATAAACAGTATGCCAATGAAGCCTGATGGCATTGTTTGGGGTGCTTTACTGAATGGCTGCATGATTCACGGTTCTGTTGAATTGGGCGAGAGAGTGGGGAAACACCTAATTGAGTTAGATCCTCACCACAGTGGCCGGTATGTACTATTAGCCAATCTGTATGCAACTATGGGTGATTGGGATGGGGTTAGAAGCATAAGAAGAAGGATGAGagataaaaaagtgataatAATTCCTGGTTGCAGCTTCATTGAAATAAATGGGATCATTGATAGGTTTCTGGTCCATGATAAATCTCATCCTCAATCGACAGAAATATATGGCATCTTGAATGCACTAAATGGAGAACTGAGATCATCTTACTATGACAACTGGTTGGTTACATCACATTAA